A section of the Malus sylvestris chromosome 17, drMalSylv7.2, whole genome shotgun sequence genome encodes:
- the LOC126612224 gene encoding uncharacterized protein LOC126612224, whose product MMHSTKSESDITSLAASSPSRSPKAPVYYVQSPSRDSHDGDKSSSMHATPIYNNSPMESPSHPSFGRHSRNSSASKFSGIFRSSSGRKGGSKQRNDKGWPECKVIMEDGAYDEFKDNSLSRRVQVLIALLSFVLLFTVFCLIIWGASRPYKAEVVVKSLEISNFYIGEGSDFSGVPSKMVTVNGSLRLSVRNSASIFGIHVTSSPIGLLYSEIAVAIGQLKKYYQPRKSLRTTSVNLHGTKVPLYGAGSSLIYTKTGALVPIPLTLNFEIWSRAYVVGKLVKTKHRKRISCPLILDPTVTKPIKFKKSSCTYD is encoded by the exons ATGATGCATTCAACAAAATCTGAGTCTGATATCACAAGCTTAGCTGCATCATCACCGTCAAGGTCCCCAAAGGCACCTGTGTACTATGTGCAGAGCCCTTCAAGGGACTCGCACGATGGGGACAAGTCCTCGTCAATGCACGCCACTCCAATCTACAACAACAGCCCCATGGAGTCACCCTCACACCCCTCCTTCGGCCGCCACTCGAGGAACTCCTCCGCGAGCAAATTCTCGGGGATTTTCAGGTCCTCTTCAGGTAGGAAAGGCGGTAGTAAGCAGAGGAATGACAAGGGGTGGCCGGAGTGCAAGGTGATTATGGAGGACGGGGCTTATGATGAGTTCAAAGATAATTCGCTTTCGCGGCGAGTGCAGGTCTTGATTGCTCTACTTAGCTTTGTGTTGTTGTTCACTGTCTTCTGCTTGATCATATGGGGCGCAAGCAGGCCTTACAAAGCAGAAGTAGTAGTTAAG AGCTTGGAAATCAGTAACTTCTACATTGGTGAGGGCTCGGACTTCAGTGGAGTTCCATCAAAGATGGTGACAGTGAATGGTTCATTAAGATTGAGTGTGCGCAACTCTGCTTCAATCTTTGGCATTCATGTTACCTCCTCACCTATCGGTCTCCTTTATTCGGAGATTGCGGTAGCAATTGGTCAG TTGAAGAAATATTATCAGCCTAGAAAGAGCCTCCGAACGACATCAGTGAACTTGCATGGTACTAAGGTTCCTCTATATGGAGCTGGATCAAGTTTGATATACACAAAAACTGGTGCATTGGTTCCGATTCCATTGACCTTAAACTTTGAAATCTGGTCTCGAGCGTATGTTGTAGGGAAGCTAGTGAAAACAAAGCATCGAAAGCGAATCTCATGCCCTTTGATTTTGGATCCCACTGTCACCAAGCCCATCAAGTTCAAAAAGAGCTCATGCACTTATGACTGA